The proteins below are encoded in one region of Amycolatopsis acidiphila:
- the sfnG gene encoding dimethylsulfone monooxygenase SfnG yields the protein MPDNPWIHEPLKFAYWVPNVSGGLVTSDIEQRTDWGYDYNRELAVLAENNGFEYALSQVRYTASYGAAYQHESTGFSLALLLATQRLKVIAAIHPGLWHPGVLAKFIASADVLSGGRAAVNVVSGWFKDEFTKLGEPWLEHDERYRRSEEFIRVLKRLWTDDHAEFGGDFYRIHDFDIKPKPELAPGRPHPEIFQGGNSTAARKLAGRVSDWYFSNGKDFDGFTEQVEEVRGYAAENEHTVRFGLNGFVIARDSESEAKDVLREIVAKANTDAVEGFRSAVAQAGRSTSDSKGMWADSEFHDLVQYNDGFRTGLIGTPEQIADRAIEYKRRGANLLLLGFLHYLEDVEHFGRHVLPIIREREKELDAGSATPEPIGIVS from the coding sequence ATGCCGGACAACCCCTGGATCCACGAACCCCTGAAATTCGCCTACTGGGTGCCCAACGTGAGCGGTGGCCTGGTCACCAGCGACATCGAGCAGCGCACGGACTGGGGCTACGACTACAACAGGGAACTGGCCGTACTGGCCGAGAACAACGGTTTCGAGTACGCGCTGAGCCAGGTCCGCTACACCGCCAGCTACGGCGCCGCGTACCAGCACGAGTCCACCGGGTTCAGCCTCGCGCTGCTGCTCGCGACGCAACGGCTGAAGGTCATCGCCGCGATCCACCCCGGCCTGTGGCATCCGGGTGTGCTGGCGAAGTTCATCGCGAGCGCGGACGTCCTCTCCGGTGGCCGTGCCGCCGTCAACGTGGTGAGCGGCTGGTTCAAGGACGAGTTCACCAAGCTCGGCGAACCCTGGCTCGAGCACGACGAACGCTACCGCCGCTCGGAGGAGTTCATCCGCGTGCTCAAGCGGCTGTGGACGGACGACCACGCCGAGTTCGGCGGCGACTTCTACCGGATCCACGACTTCGACATCAAGCCCAAGCCCGAGCTCGCCCCGGGCCGCCCGCATCCCGAGATCTTCCAGGGCGGCAACTCCACCGCGGCCCGCAAGCTGGCCGGGCGTGTCTCGGACTGGTACTTCAGCAACGGCAAGGACTTCGACGGCTTCACCGAGCAGGTCGAGGAGGTCCGCGGCTACGCGGCGGAGAACGAGCACACCGTCCGCTTCGGGCTCAACGGCTTCGTGATCGCCCGGGACTCGGAGAGCGAGGCGAAGGACGTCCTGCGTGAGATCGTCGCGAAGGCGAACACCGACGCGGTGGAGGGCTTCCGCAGTGCGGTCGCGCAGGCGGGCAGGTCCACTTCGGACAGCAAGGGCATGTGGGCCGACTCGGAGTTCCACGACCTGGTGCAGTACAACGACGGGTTCCGGACCGGTCTCATCGGCACCCCCGAGCAGATCGCCGACCGGGCGATCGAGTACAAGCGGCGCGGCGCGAACCTGCTGTTGCTGGGCTTCCTGCACTACCTCGAGGACGTCGAGCACTTCGGCCGGCACGTGCTGCCGATCATCCGCGAGCGCGAGAAGGAGCTGGACGCGGGCTCCGCCACGCCCGAACCGATCGGCATCGTGTCCTGA
- a CDS encoding GntR family transcriptional regulator, giving the protein MLEPVGRPLLRDTAHRLIREAIVRGDIPPGTVVRDAQLAEQLGLSRAPVRDALARLADEGLVKTKPQSHTRVTPIDAAEVRDAAAVVRAMHELAARTAVPLLTAEQLTAMTEANRRFAAAVRAADADAALDADDELHDVLVRACGNRAVAATIGRYTPLIRRLERLRFSVPAARDSVTLHERLIEACRAGAADEAVRVTTEIWHELEQLAD; this is encoded by the coding sequence GTGCTCGAACCTGTCGGACGTCCGCTCCTGCGTGACACCGCCCACCGGCTGATCCGCGAGGCCATCGTGCGCGGGGACATCCCGCCCGGCACCGTCGTACGCGATGCCCAGCTCGCCGAGCAGCTCGGGCTCTCCCGCGCCCCCGTGCGCGACGCGCTCGCCCGGCTCGCCGACGAAGGGCTCGTGAAGACCAAGCCGCAGAGCCACACCCGGGTCACCCCGATCGACGCCGCCGAGGTGCGCGACGCCGCAGCCGTCGTGCGCGCGATGCACGAGCTCGCCGCGCGGACAGCCGTTCCCCTGCTCACCGCCGAGCAGCTGACCGCCATGACCGAGGCCAACCGGCGCTTCGCCGCCGCGGTCCGCGCGGCCGACGCCGACGCGGCGCTCGACGCGGACGACGAGCTGCACGACGTGCTGGTCCGCGCCTGCGGCAACCGCGCCGTGGCCGCCACCATCGGCCGCTACACCCCGCTGATCCGCCGCCTGGAGCGCCTGCGGTTCAGCGTCCCCGCCGCCCGGGACTCGGTGACGCTGCACGAGCGGCTCATCGAGGCGTGCCGGGCCGGTGCCGCGGACGAGGCCGTTCGGGTCACCACCGAGATCTGGCACGAGCTCGAACAGCTCGCCGACTGA
- a CDS encoding 1-aminocyclopropane-1-carboxylate deaminase, producing the protein MTLDSFQRYPLLFGPSPVHPLERLTAHLGGAAVWAKREDCNSGIAFGGNKTRKLEYLVADALAQGCDTLVSIGGVQSNHTRQVAAVAARAGLNCVLVQESWVDWPDAVYDKVGNILLSRLAGAEVRLVEAGFGIGFKESWERALREITEGGGKPYAIPAGASDHPLGGLGFARWAREVAEQERELDVFFDTVVVCSVTGSTQAGMIAGFAALDGRARRVLGIDASAEPGETRAQIARIARRTALKIGVDRDLRDDEIELDERYHAGTYGIPDESTLDAMRLAARTEGMITDPVYEGKSMAGLVDLVSRGEIGRDSTVLYAHLGGQPALNGYSALFS; encoded by the coding sequence ATGACCCTCGACAGCTTCCAGCGCTACCCGCTGCTGTTCGGCCCTTCGCCGGTCCACCCGCTCGAACGCCTCACCGCCCACCTCGGCGGCGCCGCCGTCTGGGCGAAGCGGGAGGATTGCAACTCCGGGATCGCCTTCGGCGGCAACAAGACCCGCAAGCTGGAGTACCTCGTCGCCGATGCGCTCGCCCAGGGCTGCGACACGCTGGTGTCGATCGGCGGCGTGCAGTCCAACCACACCCGCCAGGTCGCCGCCGTCGCCGCGCGCGCCGGGCTCAACTGCGTGCTCGTGCAGGAGAGCTGGGTCGACTGGCCCGACGCGGTCTACGACAAGGTCGGGAACATCCTGCTGAGCCGCCTCGCCGGTGCGGAGGTGCGGCTGGTCGAGGCGGGCTTCGGCATCGGCTTCAAGGAGAGCTGGGAGCGGGCGCTGCGCGAGATCACCGAGGGCGGCGGGAAGCCGTACGCCATCCCGGCCGGCGCCTCGGACCATCCGCTCGGCGGGCTCGGCTTCGCCCGCTGGGCCCGCGAGGTCGCCGAGCAGGAGCGCGAGCTGGACGTCTTCTTCGACACGGTCGTCGTGTGCTCGGTGACCGGCAGCACCCAGGCCGGCATGATCGCCGGGTTCGCCGCCCTGGACGGGCGGGCCCGGCGCGTGCTCGGCATCGACGCCTCCGCCGAGCCAGGCGAGACCCGTGCGCAGATCGCCCGCATCGCCCGGCGGACCGCGTTGAAGATCGGCGTGGACCGGGACCTGCGCGACGACGAGATCGAGCTGGACGAGCGCTACCACGCCGGGACGTACGGCATCCCCGACGAGTCCACATTGGACGCGATGCGGCTGGCCGCGCGCACCGAGGGGATGATCACCGACCCGGTGTACGAGGGCAAGTCGATGGCGGGCCTGGTCGACCTGGTGAGCCGGGGCGAGATCGGCCGCGACTCCACCGTGCTCTACGCCCATCTCGGTGGCCAGCCCGCGCTCAACGGCTACAGCGCGCTGTTCTCCTGA
- a CDS encoding acyl carrier protein, with the protein MATGETGFDDVSFDLISVQYHALKAGHDYGQYVRDADNAGRKDIADFFRRVMEEDSARAKQCHEFLKELSGTSQSGPAVS; encoded by the coding sequence ATGGCGACCGGAGAAACCGGTTTCGACGACGTCAGCTTCGACCTGATCTCGGTGCAGTACCACGCACTCAAGGCCGGGCACGACTACGGCCAGTACGTCCGCGACGCGGACAACGCCGGACGCAAGGACATCGCCGACTTCTTCCGGCGGGTGATGGAGGAGGACTCGGCGCGGGCGAAGCAGTGTCACGAGTTCCTGAAGGAGCTGTCCGGCACCTCGCAGTCCGGTCCGGCCGTCAGCTGA